In one window of Thalassophryne amazonica chromosome 9, fThaAma1.1, whole genome shotgun sequence DNA:
- the LOC117517535 gene encoding histone H2AX: MSGRGKTGKARAKAKTRSSRAGLQFPVGRVHRLLRKGNYAERVGAGAPVYLAAVLEYLTAEILELAGNAARDNKKTRIIPRHLQLAVRNDEELNKLLGGVTIAQGGVLPNIQAVLLPKKTGQAAQSSGKAGKKASSQSQEY, translated from the coding sequence ATGTCTGGAAGAGGAAAGACCGGAAAGGCCCGCGCCAAGGCGAAGACCCGCAGCTCCCGGGCGGGACTCCAGTTCCCAGTCGGCCGTGTCCACCGTCTCCTGCGGAAAGGTAACTACGCCGAGCGGGTCGGCGCTGGCGCCCCGGTGTACTTGGCGGCGGTACTGGAATACCTGACGGCTGAGATCCTGGAGCTGGCCGGGAACGCCGCGAGGGACAACAAGAAGACCCGCATCATCCCGCGGCACCTCCAGCTGGCTGTACGCAACGACGAGGAGCTGAACAAACTGCTCGGCGGCGTTACTATCGCCCAGGGAGGTGTTCTGCCCAACATCCAGGCCGTGCTGCTGCCCAAGAAGACCGGCCAGGCGGCACAGAGCTCCGGCAAGGCGGGAAAGAAGGCCTCTTCTCAGTCCCAGGAGTATTAG